From one Rosa rugosa chromosome 4, drRosRugo1.1, whole genome shotgun sequence genomic stretch:
- the LOC133744541 gene encoding uncharacterized mitochondrial protein AtMg00310-like gives MQRINYEKKSVSFSKNVKRWRQDELAALLEVTRVDKHEKYLGLPTEISYSKTEVFGFLTERVRKRTQGWRAKTLSAAGKEIMIKAVTQSIPTYVMSCFELPKHLCLEMHSLMAKFWWGDKLNVKKIHWLAWEKLCVPKSEGGLGFRNTVHFNQALLAKQGWRILQNPDSLIDRMYKAKYFPNCGFMEAKGRGKSSSYAWKSIMHGRELLRKGIRLQIGNGSQAYVWTDPWLPIAHSFRPISVPMEGLEDLTTRKRV, from the coding sequence ATGCAACGCATAAATTATGAAAAAAAGAGTGTGTCTTTTAGCAAGAATGTGAAGAGATGGAGACAAGATGAACTTGCAGCTCTCCTAGAAGTGACTAGAGTGGATAAACATGAAAAATACTTGGGTCTGCCAACAGAGATTAGCTATTCCAAGACTGAAGTTTTTGGGTTCCTAACTGAGAGAGTAAGGAAACGTACTCAAGGTTGGAGAGCAAAGACTTTAAGTGCAGCTGGGAAGGAGATAATGATCAAGGCAGTGACACAATCCATCCCTACCTACGTCATGAGCTGCTTTGAACTTCCCAAACATTTGTGCTTGGAAATGCATAGCTTAATGGCCAAGTTCTGGTGGGGGGACAAACTTAATGTGAAGAAGATACATTGGCTAGCTTGGGAGAAATTGTGTGTACCTAAATCTGAGGGGGGTCTTGGATTCCGGAATACGGTGCATTTTAATCAGGCACTTCTTGCGAAACAAGGGTGGAGAATCCTTCAAAACCCAGATTCGTTGATTGATAGGATGTACAAGGCAAAATACTTCCCGAACTGTGGTTTCATGGAGGCCAAGGGGAGGGGGAAGAGTTCATCGTATGCATGGAAAAGCATCATGCATGGCCGTGAGCTTTTAAGGAAGGGGATAAGGTTACAGATTGGCAATGGCAGCCAGGCTTACGTTTGGACAGACCCATGGCTACCGATTGCACATAGCTTTAGACCTATTTCTGTGCCAATGGAGGGACTGGAAGatctcactactagaaaaagggTCTAA
- the LOC133744542 gene encoding uncharacterized protein LOC133744542, with product MFIWRLLKGIVPTKGALRRRAVPTHLECVFCQGAEEDDLHVFKDCGIVSSFWALSDLGQMATRVSAVSLDDWIKNGFLNAPNVTEWGVKYLHDYQQVHLHVKIKNRRAGAKWKNPPSGTLKVNVDGSYRSELGDSGIGVVVCDEQGTCLAVMARYFPKVLSTFHMEAESFKASLLLAIYQGWDEFEIESDCSLMVAALTQNAEDRSDVGCIIDDCKSYMASLHSIRFLMSLEKQMV from the exons ATGTTTATTTGGCGACTCCTGAAGGGTATTGTGCCAACTAAAGGTGCTCTTCGACGTAGGGCAGTGCCCACTCATCTAGAATGTGTGTTTTGTCAAGGTGCTGAAGAAGATGATTTGCATGTATTCAAGGATTGTGGAATTGTTTCTAGCTTTTGGGCCCTCAGTGACTTGGGTCAAATGGCTACAAGGGTGAGTGCTGTAAGCTTGGATGATTGGATAAAGAAT GGCTTTTTAAATGCACCTAATGTTACAGAGTGGGGAGTAAAGTATTTGCACGACTACCAACAGGTTCATCTGCATGTGAAGATCAAAAATAGACGGGCAGGTGCTAAATGGAAGAACCCCCCTTCTGGAACGCTTAAAGTTAATGTTGATGGAAGCTACAGGTCTGAGTTGGGAGATAGTGGAATCGGGGTAGTTGTTTGTGATGAACAGGGTACATGCTTGGCAGTCATGGCGAGATATTTTCCTAAAGTGCTTTCTACGTTTCATATGGAAGCAGAATCCTTTAAGGCAAGCCTTCTCTTGGCTATCTACCAAGGGTGGGatgaatttgaaattgaaagtgaTTGCTCACTGATGGTTGCTGCTTTGACCCAGAATGCGGAAGACAGGTCTGATGTTGGGTGCATTATCGATGATTGTAAGTCATATATGGCATCTTTACACTCAATTAGATTTCTCATGTCTTTagagaagcaaatggtgtag
- the LOC133706461 gene encoding prolycopene isomerase, chloroplastic isoform X1, translating to MSSFPNTLQFLQPLSHTSTKSLRKSVLARNSSNGSVSLKQIKTTPFPGKAEADVVVIGSGIGGLCCAGLLARYQQDVLVLESHDLPGGAAHSFEIKGFQFDSGPSLFSGFQSKGPQANPLGQVLDALGETIPCASYDSWMVYLPEGEFLSRIGPTDFFKDLEKYASANAVQEWKKLLDAILPMSAAAMALPPLSIRGDLGVLSTAGARYAPSLLKSFAQMGPKGALGATKLLRPFSEIMDSLELKDPFIRNWVDLLAFLLAGVKSNGILSAEMVYMFAEWYKPGCCLEYPLHGSGAVVEALVRGMQKFGGRISLGSHVEKIVVENGRATGVKLRSGQFIRAKKAVVSNASMWDTLNLLPKEVVPKSYEKRIEMTPQCESFMHLHLGFDAECTHKNLGIHHIVVNDWDRGVDADQNVVLISVPSVLSPDLAPPGKHVLHAYLPGTEPFDLWKGLDRKSTAYKELKAERSEVMWRAVERALGPGFSREKCEVKLVGSPLTHQRFLRRNRGTYGPAVEAGKDSIPGHSTPIPQLYCCGDSTFPGIGVPAVAASGAIVANSLVSVAQHSQLLDAIGI from the exons ATGTCCTCATTCCCAAATACTCTGCAGTTTCTCCAACCTCTTTCTCACACTAGCACCAAATCCCTCAGAAAATCAGTTTTGGCGCGAAACTCTTCAAATGGCTCTGTCTCCCTCAAGCAAATCAAAACTACCCCATTCCCAG GCAAAGCAGAGGCTGATGTTGTAGTCATTGGGAGTGGTATAGGTGGATTGTGTTGTGCCGGGCTATTAGCTAGGTACCAGCAAGATGTCCTTGTCTTAGAGAGTCATGATCTACCCGGCGGTGCTGCTCATTCATTTGAGATTAAAGGCTTTCAATTTGACTCCGGCCCATCTTTGTTCTCTGGTTTTCAATCCAAAGGCCCTCAGGCCAATCCTCTTGGACAA GTTCTGGATGCATTGGGTGAGACAATTCCTTGTGCCAGTTATGATTCATGGATGGTCTACCTACCTGAAGGTGAATTTCTGTCGCGCATTGGTCCCACAGACTTTTTCAAG GACCTTGAGAAGTATGCAAGTGCAAATGCTGTTCAAGAATGGAAAAAGCTTTTG GATGCCATTCTTCCAATGTCTGCAGCTGCAATGGCTCTGCCTCCACTTTCTATCCGAGGGGATTTGGGTGTTCTTTCTACTGCTGGAGCTAGATATGCTCcctctctattaaaatcttttGCTCAAATGGGACCTAAGGGAGCGCTTGGTGCCACAAAGCTACTAAGACCATTTTCAGAAATCATGGACTCATTAGAACTGAAAGATCCCTTTATACGTAATTGGGTGGATCTACTGGCTTTCTTGCTTGCTGGGGTGAAATCTAATGGTATACTTTCAGCAGAGATG GTTTATATGTTTGCGGAGTGGTATAAGCCAGGTTGCTGTCTTGAATACCCTCTTCATGGAAGTGGTGCAGTTGTTGAAGCTCTTGTTCGGGGAATGCAGAAGTTTGGTGGAAGGATTTCTTTAGGAAGTCATGTGGAAAAAATTGTTGTTGAAAACGGTCGAGCCACTGGGGTCAAGCTAAGAAGTGGACAA TTTATACGTGCTAAGAAGGCTGTTGTTAGTAATGCATCTATGTGGGACACTCTAAATCTATTACCTAAAGAAGTTGTTCCAAAGTCATACGAGAAAAGGATTGAGATGACCCCTCAATGTGAATCCTTCATGCATCTTCATTTGGGATTTGATGCTGAG TGTACGCATAAAAACTTGGGAATTCATCATATAGTTGTCAATGATTGGGATAGAGGGGTTGATGCTGACCAGAATGTTGTTTTGATATCTGTACCAAGTGTACTAAGTCCGGATCTGGCACCACCTGGGAAACATGTCTTGCATGCCTATCTTCCAGGAACTGAACCCTTTGATTTGTGGAAAGGATTGGACCGTAAAAGTACTGCATACAAAGAGCTCAAAGCTGAAAGATCTGAG GTTATGTGGAGAGCTGTGGAGCGGGCACTTGGTCCTGGGTTTAGCCGTGAAAAATGCGAGGTCAAGTTAGTTGGTTCTCCATTGACGCATCAAAGATTTCTTCGAAGGAACCGAGGAACATACGGGCCAGCAGTAGAAGCTGGTAAAGACTCTATTCCTGGGCACTCCACTCCGATTCCTCAACTTTATTGCTGTGGAGATTCTACTTTTCCTGGCATTGGAGTCCCTGCAGTTGCTGCTAGTGGTGCCATTGTTGCCAATTCACTAGTTTCTGTTGCTCAACACTCTCAACTTCTTGATGCAATTGGAATCTGA
- the LOC133706461 gene encoding prolycopene isomerase, chloroplastic isoform X2, whose translation MIYPAVLLIHLRLKAFNLTPAHLCSLVFNPKALRPILLDKFWMHWVRQFLVPVMIHGWSTYLKDLEKYASANAVQEWKKLLDAILPMSAAAMALPPLSIRGDLGVLSTAGARYAPSLLKSFAQMGPKGALGATKLLRPFSEIMDSLELKDPFIRNWVDLLAFLLAGVKSNGILSAEMVYMFAEWYKPGCCLEYPLHGSGAVVEALVRGMQKFGGRISLGSHVEKIVVENGRATGVKLRSGQFIRAKKAVVSNASMWDTLNLLPKEVVPKSYEKRIEMTPQCESFMHLHLGFDAECTHKNLGIHHIVVNDWDRGVDADQNVVLISVPSVLSPDLAPPGKHVLHAYLPGTEPFDLWKGLDRKSTAYKELKAERSEVMWRAVERALGPGFSREKCEVKLVGSPLTHQRFLRRNRGTYGPAVEAGKDSIPGHSTPIPQLYCCGDSTFPGIGVPAVAASGAIVANSLVSVAQHSQLLDAIGI comes from the exons ATGATCTACCCGGCGGTGCTGCTCATTCATTTGAGATTAAAGGCTTTCAATTTGACTCCGGCCCATCTTTGTTCTCTGGTTTTCAATCCAAAGGCCCTCAGGCCAATCCTCTTGGACAA GTTCTGGATGCATTGGGTGAGACAATTCCTTGTGCCAGTTATGATTCATGGATGGTCTACCTACCTGAAG GACCTTGAGAAGTATGCAAGTGCAAATGCTGTTCAAGAATGGAAAAAGCTTTTG GATGCCATTCTTCCAATGTCTGCAGCTGCAATGGCTCTGCCTCCACTTTCTATCCGAGGGGATTTGGGTGTTCTTTCTACTGCTGGAGCTAGATATGCTCcctctctattaaaatcttttGCTCAAATGGGACCTAAGGGAGCGCTTGGTGCCACAAAGCTACTAAGACCATTTTCAGAAATCATGGACTCATTAGAACTGAAAGATCCCTTTATACGTAATTGGGTGGATCTACTGGCTTTCTTGCTTGCTGGGGTGAAATCTAATGGTATACTTTCAGCAGAGATG GTTTATATGTTTGCGGAGTGGTATAAGCCAGGTTGCTGTCTTGAATACCCTCTTCATGGAAGTGGTGCAGTTGTTGAAGCTCTTGTTCGGGGAATGCAGAAGTTTGGTGGAAGGATTTCTTTAGGAAGTCATGTGGAAAAAATTGTTGTTGAAAACGGTCGAGCCACTGGGGTCAAGCTAAGAAGTGGACAA TTTATACGTGCTAAGAAGGCTGTTGTTAGTAATGCATCTATGTGGGACACTCTAAATCTATTACCTAAAGAAGTTGTTCCAAAGTCATACGAGAAAAGGATTGAGATGACCCCTCAATGTGAATCCTTCATGCATCTTCATTTGGGATTTGATGCTGAG TGTACGCATAAAAACTTGGGAATTCATCATATAGTTGTCAATGATTGGGATAGAGGGGTTGATGCTGACCAGAATGTTGTTTTGATATCTGTACCAAGTGTACTAAGTCCGGATCTGGCACCACCTGGGAAACATGTCTTGCATGCCTATCTTCCAGGAACTGAACCCTTTGATTTGTGGAAAGGATTGGACCGTAAAAGTACTGCATACAAAGAGCTCAAAGCTGAAAGATCTGAG GTTATGTGGAGAGCTGTGGAGCGGGCACTTGGTCCTGGGTTTAGCCGTGAAAAATGCGAGGTCAAGTTAGTTGGTTCTCCATTGACGCATCAAAGATTTCTTCGAAGGAACCGAGGAACATACGGGCCAGCAGTAGAAGCTGGTAAAGACTCTATTCCTGGGCACTCCACTCCGATTCCTCAACTTTATTGCTGTGGAGATTCTACTTTTCCTGGCATTGGAGTCCCTGCAGTTGCTGCTAGTGGTGCCATTGTTGCCAATTCACTAGTTTCTGTTGCTCAACACTCTCAACTTCTTGATGCAATTGGAATCTGA